atttccatcatatcagatagaggccctcagtttactttacatttctggagagcagtacagagtgagttggggacccgtgtagagctcagcacagcctttcatccgcagaccgatggacagtcagagaggacaattcagattttggaggatatgctcagggcatgtgtgattgaatttggaggtcagtgggatcgtttcctgcctttggacgagtttgcttataataatagttaccaatccagcatcgagatggctccatttgaggctttatatggtcggcgatgtcgttcacctatcggatggtttgagccaggtgaggctaagttatatggtactgatttggtaagggatgccttggaaaaggtaaagttgattcaggagcgacttcgtacagcacagtccagacaaaagagttaagcGGAttagaaagcgcgtgatatatcatttatgataggtgaaaaagttctcttgaaggtttcgccgatgaagggaattttgagattcgggaagaagggcaagttgagcccgaggtttataggcccatttgaggtgttgaaacgagttggggaggttgcttatgagcttgcattgcctcccagcctatcgggagttcatccggtttttcacgtatctatgctccggaagtatcatgccgacctatcacatgtgttagacttcagcacagttcagctagatgatagcttgggttatgaagaggagccaattgccattgttgataaacaggttcgccagttgaggtccaagaggaattttgcagtaaaagtccaatggaggggccaaccagtcgaggaagcgacttgggaggccgaggaatacatgcggagcagatatccacacttatccagcactccaggtacaattctaaactcgttcgaggacaaacgtttgtttaagaggtgacgagagtccgtgagtagctactattaatgctaaagtctgggtattttatgactcaaagcatgccttacttgtgtaaattatattctttaatttatttatattaattgatatctatatgaatatattgtgaattgttagataaagatattaaaggatgaaaatctcataggcttgattgtctgtttaaatcaattaattgttaaaagaaattgttctcctcccaaattcatcttataatgaatatactctccttccgtaggcacataagaaaatgtcctcctttcttgtggagcgggctgaacgcctcggcaggatagatgcatctatggatcgcgccgcacgtccctcgacagtgtacacgacactctggatcgggccgtacgtcctcggcagaaatcgtgcttaataataataattacacgatactttaataatttatttcagcttgtgaagctaagtaataaattggaaaatctttgaaatttaatgaattattattcttgcttgtttaggaattaattgtcactcatgtaaatgagatttaattgataaattaaaatttatttgaattgaaggaatttaattaatatattgagaattattacatttgaaggaatttgattatttccgctgattaaataaattatttgtaaattatgtaaatcatgctaatttgaatatcctaattttatttcaattattattgacccatagtgagtgtcaaagtcggccatctcgtctctaccacttcgagattaggcttgatacttactgggtacacgttgtttacgtactcatactacacttgctgcactttttgtgcaggatctgagacaggtactagtggaggacctatcatcacatacccacgtcatcccgaggcatagtggtgagctgcctttctgagccgttctgcagctaccagtgtctcttcttatatttatattctgtctatttcatttcagacagtatttggagttttgtataatctactagatgctcatgcacttgtgacaccgggtcttggcacacacattggtagaagttggtattttattattttcttggaataaaagtttaaccaatgtacgattgacttattagttggcttgcctagctgtagtgttgggcgccatcacgacctataggtgaaatttgggtcgtgacatctgcaatattgtgcttcgtgatcgcgtagtcactctcgcgatcgcgaaggggaaactgGGCCGGGGGAGgatttactctatgcgaacgtgagaccatggtcgcgaacgcggagcattggggggagttgctctacgcgaatgcgacaggTCGAACGCGAACATGTAGATCTAGCTATGCTGGGCCGGGGACCTGGGGAagctctacacgaacgcgagccATTTCACGCAAACGCGAAGGTAAGGCGggctaagccttcgcgaacgcataaagcgtcccgcgatcgcgtaagtccttaggaggctgctcttcgcgaacgcggcagtgttcacgcgatcgcgatgaacactgtcgcccagtgcataaaacaaaATCAAACACATGTTTAAACCATTttttcaacatttttcaataacCAAACAGGTataggcgattttcaagagtcattttcttccccaaagtgttggtaagtgcttctaaaccattttctttcaattacccattacattttatgaatcatcaacctaaaatctagagttttcatggtagaattaggggttagggtagaaactagggatttcggaaatttgggaatttagagctcaatttgaggttggattccaaaactaattacatattcgggctcgggggtgaatgggtaagtgaattttggtccgaacctcgggttttgactaagcgggcccggggtcgatttttgactttttggagaaaaatttagaaaatttaatttatgcaatataattgatttctttagcaatatttgatattattgagtcatttttgaatagatacgagtggtttggaggtgaattcaaaaggaaaagctgtggctGAGAAttgagtggccttcggagcgaggtaagtgtcgtgtttaactttggcttgagggaatatgtattatgtgtttatttgctatgtgtttggttgttaaatacgatgtataggtgaggtgacgagcatctatgcatcATTGTCGAGTCATatcatgcgagtgaaattctattcttatCTATTTTGTAACTTTAAATTCTACTATTCATGCTTAGGGGATTATTTGAAATGAtgggtgacttatatctggttttactgagatttggtaactttcgaatattgattcaaagttgaggttacattgtgctattgattatgggtaaaatactggtttctttgtgatactcctatctatcagttgttattgattctgtgatttgtgaggaggagtataaagcacgaagggtgatgtcgtgcatgcattatttctattgtgaggaagagtataaaagcacgaagggtgatgccgtgtatattatgagaggtttaaaagtacgaagggtgatgccgtgccgttctctttatttatttggtgaggttgagagtaaaaacacgaagggtgatgccgtgccgttttatttatttatttggtgaggttgagagtaaaagcatgaagggtgatgccgtgctattctATTTACTTATTTGGTGaagttgagagtaaaaacacgaagggtgatgccgtgccgttctatttatttatttggtgaggttgagagtaaaaacacgaagggtgatgccgtgcagttttcctttgttgttttgTTTGCTCAATTCTTTTAAGAATTTTcggtttaattattttttttcattattctcactctttatattgtattcccccactgtatgtccccttcccattatttctacgTTATTTCTTTATTCACTGTTGTTGCCACTGGCATGATTATActattcaggttatatgtgggtgtcttgtcctagcctcgtcactacttcgctgaggttaggctcgacacttaccagtacatgggatcggttgtactgatgctgcactctgcactttctgtgcagattttggtaccggctcaggttgatcgagattttgctattagtccgctgtccggagactcaaggtagatctgtcggcgttcacagaccttgaagtccctgtctaCCTTTTATgacctactgttttctttcattcagacagttatatttctttcaaactattacttatagtaaattctagaatgctcgtgaattgtgactccagatccgggtggtagtaattaatacagttttataatattttgcacttattatatttcatcttagttaattattgttatttactgaatgaaaataaggaattggtttaataattctctaacgttggcttgtctagcaagtgaaatgttatgcgtCATCACGGTTCCGTCGGTAAAAAATTTCGGGAAGTGACAGGTAATACGAGTGTTAGTGTTTGGGAGTGGAATAGTAAAAGAGTTCAACAATAAAACAAATCAAGGCACCCGAAAAATTTTGACATTAGTTGACGAAGaggtaattattattttatatcaatattttatttcatgtcTTTTCATATTATAGTTTTAACCATCATATTAACTTAAAGTAAAACTTTTTATAGGGAACAAAAATTCACGCTACACTTTTCAATGGTTATATTGAGAAGTGaaaaaattatttacaacaaAACAAGATCTGTTATATCATAAACGAACGCATCAATAGTGCTAATACTAATTTTCAATCAATGCACAAGGAGCTTGAGATTGGATTTAAGGAAAATACTTTAGTTGAAGAAAGCAATAGTTACTTTTCGACCATTggttttttaaataattttatttcattcGATGAGGCATCAAAGTGCACCAATGGAACAATTTTTGGTAAGTTGTTTAGATTTCATCCAGTGATCTTTCACTTAATATACAAACAATATTTTAGTTCTATTCGCCTTATTAATTTTTTCGTAATAAACAtatatttgttttaatattttttctagaTATAGTTGGAATTTTAGTGAATGTTAAACCCTCCATGGGAAAAGGTTCAAAGAAACGAAGGGAGATAGTGCTTATCAACGAGATGTAAGTTGGAAGTTTTAGTTCAATATATTAAATGTTTCTTCGTAATTAAGATGTTAATGGTTTAATATGTTTAATTATAAATTTTAGGGTTGATAGAAAGACTGTAACCTTATTGAATGATTTCTCAGAGATAGACGATCAAGTGCTACAAAAATTAATTGATGAAAAACCTGTTGTTGCGGCATGTGATGTTAGGAAAACATCATATAGAGGTAATATATTAAGAACTTTGGTATTTTTTGTAAATTGttgaatttttaattatatttaaccTCTTTTTTATCTGTGAAGGAAGTTTTTCAATATATACTACATATGTTAGTAGTATAATGATAAATCCAAAGTTTGAAAAGGCAATAATAGCTCTCCAAAAATGGTAATATTTGCTTAGGTTTTTTAAAGTTTAAGCAATCTTAGTAAAATAtagttattattatttaataattacACAATATGCAGGCATGGCTACAAGAAGGCAAAAAATATAGATATTAGTCTATTGCCAAGTATACAACTAAAAAATGCTCGGGAAGTGAAGATTGAGGATATCAAAGATGATTCGTTTGACAATAACGAGGTAAATTCTTCCAACTACTTTAATATTTATACTTTTTAAAAGTGTCCTATCTAacctattttttatatatttatttgcaGGATACATATTTTAAATTCAATGCAAGAATAAAAGATATAATGAATAAAGACGAACCATGGTATTCTTCTTGCAAGAAATGTTACAAGAAAGTGGACGTTATAAGTAATAACCTTTTTTGCTTCGTCAATTGCTATtacatttaatttatttttattcaatttaataTGCACTATTTTAGACCGTTTACTATTTAAATATTTGTTGCATCATCAATCACCTTTATACTTAATTCATTCTTATTCTACCTAATTAAAATACGCTCTTTTGTGCATAACGCataatacacgtgcaacgcacgtacactaaatctagtctatactatattaaaagtacgaaggccattagtgaaatgtcgttcgccttttttacccttttaaaatagagttcttattagacaaaataggcatttaattatttttttaatatttaaaactttgAATTCAACTAAAAAAGTtacttattaaatctttccttgttTGAACCATAtagaaaatcctaatatttaggatttttaaatcaattaaaatctaacattatataaataatttccttatttgaacATCTAAAATAACAAGACTCTTCCAAACTAtatttcgtgtgttttgtttcAAAACAAACTTAATGGTAATGAGTTTGGTTTTGGTGTTTCTTTGTCGgtttggttttgtttttttttacctAATTTGattttatccttttattttccaattaagttctcacattttaaaatctttttttcAAAACAATTGTTATTAGAGTTTAGATTCTTCATTAACAACCCcctccttttttccttttctcgtttcagctctttcttttaattaaaagttTATATTCTTTTCTATTCTATTCATGTGGCCAATAGCTCAAAAACTACTAATTTCTTTGTGCCTTTCGATTATTCAAAAGTTAGTTCTAAATAAAGACATTTATATGTGGTATAACTTAATAAGATATGCACACTTAATaagtaataatatttaattagAAATCATATCGAACTAACTTTATTTTATTATCATCGTTGCATATAGATCCAATTCAATATCAAGTATTATAATCACAATATATTCTAACTTCAAATGTCTAGCTATAactttaattttatattataactccaaataaaattttcaagaatatgcatccatttagtttattattttcttaagtgTGGTCGGTTTAAGTGCCAATATATTTTTAGTTTGATTTGCTTTTACACAttttcattaatatttacaatccATAAACATTGGATAATTCTATAGGATATGATTTCttgtgataacccaaaatgtcatctttaaattaataagtaattctgtgttccaagacctaaaaaaatattatttatcattcctcgacttgcgtgtgcagtccgtaaaattttttagaaagttttcatgtgaaaaatggattaaaatgtaaaatatagctttaaaacttaattgagctgactttggtcaatatttttagcaaacggatccagatcagtgttttgacaattccgatagctccgtatcgtgatttgggacttgggtgtatgcccaaaatttaatttggaggttcctaactcaagttatgaccatttaacggaactagcaatttaaagacTAAAAactttcaagtttgaccacggggttgactttttaatatcagagccggaatccgattctggaaatttgaatagctccgttatattatttaggacttgtgtgccaaatttgaagtcattctggattcatttaatatgttttggcacgagatttgcaaatgaaaaagtttaaaactcaaagtttgaattagggtgtgaattataattttagcattgtttgacgtgatacgagactccgagtaagttcgtattatattattggacttgttcgtatattcgtacggggttccgagtaccccgagagtgatacggattgatatcggatcaagaattggacttaagcaaaatctgaattttttcttctgttgtaatcgcatctgcggatttttgaccgcaggtgcgagctcgcagaagtgagcccTCCATCGCAGATGTGCCCAGGCGTGTCCAGgcttcgatcgcagaagcggacagcttCTCGCAAaagcgtgtccgcagatgcgcaACAAATCACGCAGATGCGGACATACGCTGGCAGCCCcttttccgcagatgcgagaatttCTCGCAAATGCACACTCGcaagtgcgagcccaggcaccgcaggtgcgaaaatgcctgggcagtgtataaatcgaagagtccgatattattttcacattttggtcgttttgagcttggTTAAAGTgaaattttgggcgattttcacgggaaagattgaggtaagtgttccttatcctatattgattatatttcatgattccatactcatttacatcatgaatccgtgaatttatggaagaaaaatcagatttttataaatctttcaaaaatgaaaagttaagatttgaaagtccatttgatatcgaaattggacaatttttgtatggtttaactcgtatcggaacgggtgttcggatttcatgagttttttcgggatttgagacgtggtcccactgtcgaatatttaaatgaatttcagatttttatcctgaaaattagtaaattcatatggaattaattcctatgattcgtttTGAGAATATctaattgtttgtgaatagatttgacgcttttggagataaatttaaaaggaaaaactgtggtcgaataatttatgggaatttgcaaagtgaggtaagtgtcgtgattaaccttggcttgagagtataaaacccttaaattatttgttatgtgaaatgtatgtgaacgacgtataggcgaggtgacgagtgtctatatgtcgtcaaattaattgtttgcataattacttgaaaaatcataaattgttttaaatcatgaattaattattataataattgtttctctcctattctttgccaaatattaattcttgaattcctgcattaattgttacatgctacttgaattatgtgtcttaattgttatttgacatttagcatattaaatattaaactgcctattttctccctgatttctataataatttgctatttgacattgtctgtttcatgattaaatcataattattgtatgcttgttgtcttataattttatatttattgttgcatttattggggaaattccttctataagaattggtaaatgaatatactagaggagcgagttgcacgccgcaacagaattggttgaaatgaatatattggaggatcgggttgcacgccgcaatagacttattaaaagtccatattggaggatcgggttgcacgcagcaacagacttatttaaaagttatatatatatatagacttattaaaagtccatattggaggatctggttgcacgccgcaacagacttgattaaaatgaatatattggaggagcgggttgcacgccgcaacagaaccgaatgtgaatatattgtgagagcgggttgcacgctgcaacagaattgaatgtgaatatattgtgagagcgggttgcacgctgcaacagaattgatggaaatgataattggttataactgctgagttggcttcaattattataaatgagttacctgatttatttctattattgttgttgttactaatattgcgtacatgtaatgtaagtgacccgccttagcctcgtcactacttcgtcgagattaggctcagcacttaccagtacatggggtcggttgtactgatactacactctgcacttcttgtgcagattttggagttggtcccagtggcgtaccatagacttgctcggatttcagctaccagaggagacttgaggtataactgcatggcgtccgcagttctgaagtccccgtctattttactttagctgtgtgtttattttcagatatctttattttattcagacctttatttgtattattctagaagctcatgtacttgtgacaccaattctgggatggtatttagacaccgttatttttatggattattcactatatttcaaactttgcttccgcatttgtttctttgatta
This DNA window, taken from Nicotiana tabacum cultivar K326 chromosome 4, ASM71507v2, whole genome shotgun sequence, encodes the following:
- the LOC142180169 gene encoding replication protein A 70 kDa DNA-binding subunit B-like produces the protein MHKELEIGFKENTLVEESNSYFSTIGFLNNFISFDEASKCTNGTIFDIVGILVNVKPSMGKGSKKRREIVLINEMVDRKTVTLLNDFSEIDDQVLQKLIDEKPVVAACDVRKTSYRGSFSIYTTYVSSIMINPKFEKAIIALQKWHGYKKAKNIDISLLPSIQLKNAREVKIEDIKDDSFDNNEDTYFKFNARIKDIMNKDEPWYSSCKKCYKKVDVISNNLFCFVNCYYI